A single region of the Nocardioides ochotonae genome encodes:
- a CDS encoding putative quinol monooxygenase: MIFITAKFRIKPEHAENWPEISRSFTEATRAEDGCLWFDWSRSLDDPNEYVLTEAFADGEAGGVHVSSEHFKAAQRELPPYLVETPRIVSTEVPGTGWSELGELAVK, encoded by the coding sequence TTGATCTTCATCACCGCGAAGTTCCGCATCAAGCCCGAGCACGCCGAGAACTGGCCGGAGATCTCCCGGTCCTTCACCGAGGCCACCCGCGCCGAGGACGGCTGTCTGTGGTTCGACTGGTCGCGCAGCCTGGACGACCCGAACGAGTACGTCCTCACCGAGGCGTTCGCGGACGGCGAGGCCGGCGGCGTGCACGTCTCCTCGGAGCACTTCAAGGCCGCCCAGCGCGAGCTGCCGCCGTACCTGGTCGAGACGCCGCGCATCGTCAGCACCGAGGTCCCCGGCACCGGCTGGTCCGAGCTCGGCGAGCTCGCCGTCAAGTGA